In Indicator indicator isolate 239-I01 chromosome 28, UM_Iind_1.1, whole genome shotgun sequence, the genomic stretch GAGGGGCCACTCCTAGGTGCTGCCCTCTACTGGCCCTTCGACCTACTGCCACGACTCAGCCTCGGTGCCCGCTGGCCAAGTAGGGGAAGAGCCTCCTGGGCTGTGCTCAAAGAGGCGAAGGGGTCCCCATGCTCCAAAGAACGCACCCAGCGCTGTGCCAAGTGATGTCCTGGAGCGGCCATCGTCcctggctggggacagcagctgctgccagccacttCCTGGGCAGGGTGTGGGCAGCCGGGGTGGGCAAGGCCAAGACTatgccaggctgagcagcaatCACGTCTGTCTGGTAGTGTTCCTGAAGCTGCTGGGCAAGGCAGGACTGGCCAGCCATGGCAGTCCTCGAGCCCCAGTGCCTCCCTTTGGGatagcctggagcagctgagggtctcCTGCCTCTGAGCCTGAACACTGCCTTGCCCCGCAGTATGGCATCGTGCTGGACGCCGGCTCCTCCCACACTGCCATGTTCGTCTACAAGTGGCCTGCAGACAAGGAGAACGACACCGGCGTGGTCAGCGAGCACAGCATGTGTGACGTGCAGGGTAAGGGCTGCCCCAGGTCCTGGCAGCCAGTGGCTGGCGGCAGGGTCTATTACATCCCTTGTGGGTAGAGCAATGTGCCGGTGCGAATGCTCCTGCCGtgcccagctgcctccctgcGCACTCGCCAGTGCAGGGAGGTGTTGCGAACAACTCTGTTCCCAACCCCCCCGGGGCTTGCCGCCCTGCATGCCTGTGTTTGATCTTCTCCTGGCATCTTCCCACCAAGCACCTTCCCACCAAGCATCCCCCCCAAAAGGAGCAATGCTCTTTCCTCTCGGCAGGTCCCGGAATCTCCAGCTACAGCTCCAACCCTCCAGCTGCCGGGACGAGCTTGGTGCACTGCCTGACCCAGGCTCTGCAGGACGTGCCCAAGGAGAAGCACGCGGGAACCCCGCTCTACCTGGGTGCCACAGCTGGCATGCGCCTGCTCAAGTGAGTGCTTGCTCATGGCCATGCCAGCTGCCTGGCCTCAATTGCTGCTTAGGGCACCCTGCCATGCCACCCTACTGTCCCACCACCCATAGCAGGGGTAGAGATGGTGAAGgacacctcagtgtcctttgcCAGGGCAAAGCTCCTAACCACACCCCGCTGCCCAGCAGCGTACTCCTCATAGAACTGCTCTTGCCCTACCAAGCAGGAGATCCTCTccagggcacagccagcacaTCGCTGGCTTAAAAAGGGCTGGCATGGGGCCAGCACTGCAGTAACCCACTCAGAACTGCAAtaaccctcccagcactgcaatagcccacccagcactgcaataaccctcccagcactgcagtaaccctcccagcactgcagtaagGCACCTATCACTGCAATAACCCTTCCAGCACTCCAATAACCCTCCCAGCACCACAAtaaccctcccagcactgcagtaaccctcccagcactgcaataACCCTCCCGCACTGCTATAACCCTCCCAGCACTACAATAACCCTCCTGGCACTGCAATAACCCTCCTGCACTGCTAAAACCCTTTCAGCACTGCAAtaaccctcccagcactgcaataACCCTCCCACACTGCTAtaaccctcccagcactgcagtaacCCTCCCAGCACTACAGTAACCCTCCTGGCACTGCAATAACCCTCCCGGCACTGCAATAACCCTCCCAGCACTACAGTAACCCTCCTGGCACTGCAATAACCGTCCTGCACTGCAATAACCCTCCCAGCACTACAGTAACCCTCCTGGCACTGCAATAATCCTCCTGCACTGCTATAACCCTCCCAGCACTACGGtaaccctcccagcactgcagtaacCCTCCCGGCACTGCAATAACCCTCCTGCACTGTTAtaaccctcccagcactgctataaccctcccagcactgcagtaacCCTCCTGGCACTGCAATAACCCTTCCATCACTGCAGTgaccctcccagcactgcagtaagcctcccagcactgcaataACCCACCCAGAACTGCAGtaaccctcccagcactgcaataATCCACCCAGCACTTCAATAACCCTCCCAGCACTACAATAACCTACCCATCACTGCAGTAACTATCCCAGCACCACTATGACCCTCTCAGCACCACTATAACTCTCCCAGCACTGCTAtaaccctcccagcactgcagtaacccttccagcactgctataacccccccagcactgcaacaaccctcccagcactgcaataacccacccagcactgcaataaCCCTCCCGGCACTGCTTtaaccctcccagcactgcagtaacccttccagcactgcaataacccttccagcactgcagtagccctcctggcactgctttaactctcccagcactgcactaaacctcccagcactgcagtaaccctcctggcactgctgtaAACCTCATAGCACTGCAGTAACCCTCCCAGCACTGTAGTAACCCTACCAGCACTGCAGTAACCCTCCCAGCACTGAAGtaaccctcccagcactgcagtaacccttccagcactgcaatAACCTTCCTGGCACTACTTTAACACTCCCATCACTGCAAtaaccctcccagcactgcagtatCCCTCCCATCACTGCAGTAACCCTTCCGGCACTGCTATAACTCTCCCAGTCTTTTCAGACAGCCAGGATGGAAGTTCCCGTGCACCCACTGCCAGCCTGATGGGATGTGACAAGACCAATTACCCCCTGAAAACCAGACTGAGGAGGGAGTGGTGCTCTCCTTGCTCGGCCATGGTGTAtggcacaggaggaggaagcaaaaGTCCAGCTGTACTGCTTCCCTCCTTCTTGAGCAGAGACAGGGGGAAttagttgtggtttttttggggaCGTCCTTACAAGTAACCTAGACAAGGACCTTCTGCTTCCCACCCCATGTGCCATGGCAGGGCCAGGCCCTAAGGGCTGTGCAGACAGTGGGGTCTCTACAAGTGGcaccctggcacagccctgcaacTGTGCCCTCTGGCCCGCAGCATCGCGAACCCGCAGGCTTCGGATGCCGTTCTCAGCGCTGTGGCAGCCACGCTGAAGTCCTACCCCTTCGATTTCCGGGGGGCAAAGATCCTGtcaggggaagaggaaggggtcTTCGGCTGGGTCACTGCAAACTACCTCCTGGAGAACTTCATCAAGGTGGGATTGTGGTGCCCACTGAGGACAGCTGTAGTGGCCAGGCTGACCTGCAGCTCATTGTGTCCTCATGTCTTCCTTGCTCAGCGTGGGTGGCTTGGGGAATGGATCCAGCCCCAGAAGAAGACCCTGGGAGCCATGGACTTTGGAGGTGCTTCCACACAGATCACCTTTGAAACCAGGGACATCATCGAAGACCCCAGAAACGAGGTGATGCTGAAGCTGTATGGCCAGGAATACAAAGTGTACAcccacagcttcctctgctATGGAAGGGACCAGGTCCTCAAGAGGCTGCTCTCAAAGCTCTTCCAGGTACCAGCATGTGCTTGACAGGGCTGCCAGCTGTCATCGCCCCATAGTTGACCCTCACCCTGGTGTTTATACAGGGGtgtcccccagccctggctctggacagggcaggctgcacacctTTCCCAGTCAGCTCTTGAGTTTTGCACCTGACTCTCTCCTGTGGTGCAAGGCCTTCCTTGCATCCTCTCCATAACATGTTGTGCCCCTCATCTGGAGTCAAGACATCCTGAGTCACCTTGAGATACTTATGGCAACTGCTGGCTCTGTGTCCTCCACATTTCCCCAGCAGGGAAATGGAGGCATGAAGCAGTGCCAGGGCTACAGCATGACTCATGCATCCTGTGCATTGCTTCTCTGGCAGGCTGAGAGCTACCAAGCAACCATCTCCCATCCCTGCTGGCCCACAGGCTACCAGaagagcctgtggctgagcagtgTCTATGACAGCCCCTGCACAGAGAAGGAGAGGCCAAGCCTTGCCCTCAACACCACTGTCAATGTGGCTGGCACTGGGAACAGCAGCCTTTGTGCTCTGCACCTCAGCAAGCTCTTTAACTTCACCATCTGTTCCTTCTCTCGCTGCTCCTTTGGTGACACTTTCCAGCCAGAGGTTTCAGGCAAATTCATTGTAAGTCCTGGAATGGAGCAGGGTGGTGGTCTGGCTGCTGGGTGGGCAATTGTCTACCACACCCTGCCCCTGGTATCACACAGTGGCAAAGCCAGAACCCAGCTCAGCAAGTGTGGTCGCTTGTgcccaccacactgctcagagCGTGTTCATGGCCAGAGGGGTTGTTCCTAGCCTGTCCCATAGCTGCCTTTCTTCCATCAGGCCTTCTCTGCCTTCTTCTACACGGTGGACTTCATTCAGACAGTGATGGGGAAACCTGTGCGCATGCCTAGTGACCTGAAGGATGCTGCTGAGACCATCTGTGCCAccagctggagtgaggtgggctTCCAGGCCATAGTGGGGAGAGGGCTGCTTCAGGTGGGGCATCACCCAGGCTCTGAGAGCAGCCCTTGGAGAGGGTTGTGTCCTGGCACCCATGTGATAGTGGAAGGGTGGGTGACAGCTCCCACGAGACCAGGAGAGGCAGCACCTTTGCTAGCCAGATGCAACCATCCAGAGCTTTATGCTACAGAAACAAAGCCTGGACCGTGATGGCTTGagtcctttctctctccctccatgCATCCCACCCAGCTGCTCCAGAAAGCTcccaacctggagaagaggctgccagATTACTGCGCTGTCAGCACCTTCATTTATTTGCTCACCACAAAGGGCTACAACTTCAACAACCATTCCTTCCCCAACATTGCCTTCCAGAAGAAGGTAAGATGATGGTATCTGTTCAAAGTgaggcaaaaaaaccctcaggagAGATGATGTCACACCCAGAATAAGCCAAGCAATGTGAGGGAAGATCTTGGGGAACAGGGGCAGTTTCCTGTCCCACTTTCTCATGTCCTCCCCATGGTCACTCAAGTAACACCACAGGGCAGTGCCTGCTCCTTATGGCTGAAACGTGGGACTGTGCAGGTGGGGAGTGGAACACCTTCTTGAGCTAATGGATCTTCCAGGACAGTTCCTTCACAGCTGAAACAGGCCTggacagaggaggagagattttcCTCACCTTGGTGAGGCCTGCTGCTTGTTTCATCCACCATTTGTCCTTGGTCACCTTCCAAGGCCTGAGACAAGAACCGAGCaatcagccccagctctttctccTGTTCCCATGATGGCCCTGGTTTTGCAGGGCCAGCTGCTTTCCTTgtctgcttctttgtctgtatAGGGACAGCTGATACTGGTACAGACTggttctctgctgcagctgctctgcccagcgTCTGTCTGTAGGCCCAGAGACCTTCTCTTGTTCCTGAGCACTCTGAACACCGATGAGAAGGGCTCAAGAGGCAGTGATTTCTGTTTCTCAGGAGCTCCCAGGCTGACAACAGActttttccaaacatttcaCCAGCTTGTCAGGATTTGGCACATGCTCAGGGGTGAAATTCCAAACCACCAGAGAGGATCACTGCCCTAAGAATTTACTCAGACACTCCTGATTATCTAGGATGGGGGCAGATCTCTCAGTGGTATTCTTGGGAGAGTTCTCTGAATAAAACCTGGCCTGCCAgtaaccagcacagcagcagcacagctctaagCCATTCCCCAGTAGAATCACACAGCATGCCAGCACATTGGTGCCAGCCACCCTGGAAAGCAAATACATGAACAGAGTGAACCCAACACAGGAAAAACTTACATACAACTCTCTTAAAAAGCCTCAAATCTTAACTGAATCCTCTCATTATCTCACTTCTCATTATCTCACCTCTTTTGTCTCCTGCCAAACCCAACTGTCTTAGTTCAGACAGCTACTTTGATGCCCCACATTGGGCACCAAGAATGTACCAGGTTaaggcactgcagcaggttaACCTGCCTGCTTCTCCCAACACACAGAGAAACACCTCTGGCTTGACataaagagttgagataaaaagAGTTTAATGTGATGGAGATGACAATGCACAATGAtcagagcagcaagcagaaacCCAGTACCCTAAAGCAGCAATTAGAACAGGAAGCTTCTCATGTCAAGCCCCATACATAATACttggctccagccagcactttcactttgaagctggcatgaggcaggatggttttgaacagcagcagcaaatattcAACTTAACTCATGACAGGTGGGGCTCCCAATTTTTGGGTGGTATTTCTGAgcaatggtaaaaaaaaaaaatgagctgaGCTGCCTGTAAGGTGGTCATGGAATTTCAGGGTCCTCCAGCCATTCCTTGGCCTTTAAGACAACCAGACATCTCAAAACACAATTTGCTCTAGTTGTTGGGAAGTTATCTCGGGGCAGGACCCCTCCTTTGTCAAGTGCCCTCACTGCATGTGCAGCAAGATCAGGACTGGCCTGAGCAGGTGAGATCCTGCTCCCATTGGATTTGCCCAGCTTAGCTTGGGACAGCCACTGCTTTGTCCCTGGGCTGTCTGGATCTGTGGGTGGGTGAGGGAGGGCTCAGGTTGCTGTGGAATGCCCCAAACACCTCTTCTTCCACTGGGCTGGCAGCGCCCTGGAAGGTCTCTGTAGGGCCACAGAGCTGTGTCGACCAGGGTGGAGACCATGCCATGCTGTTTCCACAGGCAGGAGAAACCTCCATCGGCTGGGCCCTGGGCTACATGCTGAACCTCACCAACATGATCCCAGCAGAGAAGCCCTCCTCCCACAAAAGCATGCTGTACAACTACTGGGTCCTTCTCATCCTGCTCTTCGTGGTCAGCACGCTGACATCTCTGATGACTGCCGTCTGCCTGCTCCGGCGCAGCAAGTCCCTCACGATCTGacagcagggcacaggctgggctTTGCGTGCAGGGCACAGCACCAGGGCACAGGCTGGGCCTcacctgcaggacacagcaccACCCTtcctgtggagtctccatggCCTTGACATGTGGGACACAGCAGTGCTTGGAGAcatcctcctccagcacctgaCACTACCGGTCCCAGAAAGAAAGTTGTCCGTTTTTGCCCTCCCCTGGCTTTCAAGCTGCAGAAAGGAAGGGACAAAAGAGGACCACTGACTGAGGGCTTCCCAGTGCTACTCAGGGAtggaccctggaacaggcttggGATTGGGATGTTCAGCCCTGGGCTGGACTGGCCCAGTGAGCCCAGACAACAGCAGGAATTACTCTCGTGTGCATGGGGCATCACTTAGCTAGTCCTTAGAGTTGGCCTCACTAGCCTGTCCCTGGAGCatcagccctgcctgccagggAGCTCCAGGCATCACCCAGAGTTCATGCTGCCTTTCTGGTGAATGCACACACCCCACTGACCTTCCTGAGGGCCAGATCTTGACCTAGACTTCCACTGGCCTCAGCACAGGAGCTTTGAGTAAGGGCTTGAGTAAACACCCAGATGGGGGGAGCAAACAGCTTCCTAGGTCCTGCTGCCCCTGCTTCAGCAACCAGATGTGAAACCTGTTCCTATGGTTCCTAAGCCACATTTGCTTTTGCCACAACCAGAGCCTCCTCCATCTTCCCAGCAATGGCACAAGAAGCCTCTGTGGCTCTCTTGTGCATGGCCATACCAGGGCAGAGGTGACAggctcactgcaggagtgggACTTGCTTTGAGCCCTGCGTcaccccacagctgccagctgaatAATCTGCCTCCTGTTCCACCtgaggagggacatggacatgcAAACATGCAGAAGGCTTGGGTTTGGttcttgttttggggttgggtttttttttctgtttgtttgtttgggttttttttataatcAGAAATAAATCTTTGTAACCACTCTTACAGCTCTTTGATTCTTGATCAGCAACAGCCTGGTCATGCTGGCTTCTCTCAGGGGTAGAGACACTTACAGGGTCTGCTTGGACACAGCCACAGGTCAGGCTTTGCCTGAAGGTCTCAATCCCTTGCAGCCTGCAGAGTGCTTAGATACCATGAACGCTCTGTATGTTCTATCAACCTGGAGAACCCCCAAGATGGACCAGGGGCTTGAAACCTCACTCAGGCCCACCTGGAAATAGAAGAGCTTCAACAAGCTGCAGTTGCAAAGTTGAGGTTTACCCTTCTAAGaaattcagctgcagctgagtcagAGCTGGACACCCACCAAGAGCAGTCAGTTTGCCCCAGTCATGACTTGGAACTTGCCATTAGTTAACAGTAATCATCTTAATCATCCCCTGTGCTCCTCTGGGCTCGTGGCTCTTGAGACAATACCATTTCCTCACAAACTGGTTACTGGCCAGGTGACATACTCTAAGAGCAAGGTGAGCACTGCACAGAAGGGCCCTGAGCAGGTGTGCAGCCCCTTTGTGGGGGCTGGAGGACACCCCCAGAGGCCATGCAGCTGCAGGCTTCATTCAGCCCCACTCAGGCAGGTGAGAAAAGCCTTGCTGCTATGGAGACAAGCAGACTGAGTGGCTCAGCTCCAGAAGCAGAGAGCATGTGGCAACAGCTCTGCCCCTTCACAGCTTAGCCCAGACCTGTCCATGCATGCAGCCACCACGGAGTGCTGTGCTGTCAAACTGTGGCTGCCACGGCCTCCGAGGGACTTACTACTTACACTTACTACAGGAGCTGCCTCAGGCTGGCATTTACCACCAGCTCTTCCTGTCCCACCGACAGCTTCACTTCCTCCACAAAAAGTGCTTTCATCTCTTGGCTTTTATTGTACACCCATGTGCCATGTTCAGAGGCCAGCTGGGAGGCAGCTAATCCCAGCAGTGCCTCCACCATGCTCACTGCAGGATCAACTCCTCTGAGCGTCCAGGTGATGCTTCAGAGCCCAGCGGGTCTCACAGGCAACACATTCAGGCTGGGCAGGTGGGAAAAGGTGGAGCAGGACAGAGGCAgggtttgctgtgctctgctggctACTCTACAACATCCCCATACTTGTTCCTCCTCACTGGCAATGCTGTGCCCCCTCTGTCCTCTGGGCTAGGCAGATTTCCTGCAACAGGAAGAACAAACTCCCTGGAGCCTCAATTGTCCtgcagagaaccacagaaattTAAAGCACCTTCAGCTAGGCTC encodes the following:
- the ENTPD2 gene encoding ectonucleoside triphosphate diphosphohydrolase 2, producing MARRVAAVLLLLALGCLLGILLLGFGSGDTRGPPGFKYGIVLDAGSSHTAMFVYKWPADKENDTGVVSEHSMCDVQGPGISSYSSNPPAAGTSLVHCLTQALQDVPKEKHAGTPLYLGATAGMRLLNIANPQASDAVLSAVAATLKSYPFDFRGAKILSGEEEGVFGWVTANYLLENFIKRGWLGEWIQPQKKTLGAMDFGGASTQITFETRDIIEDPRNEVMLKLYGQEYKVYTHSFLCYGRDQVLKRLLSKLFQAESYQATISHPCWPTGYQKSLWLSSVYDSPCTEKERPSLALNTTVNVAGTGNSSLCALHLSKLFNFTICSFSRCSFGDTFQPEVSGKFIAFSAFFYTVDFIQTVMGKPVRMPSDLKDAAETICATSWSELLQKAPNLEKRLPDYCAVSTFIYLLTTKGYNFNNHSFPNIAFQKKAGETSIGWALGYMLNLTNMIPAEKPSSHKSMLYNYWVLLILLFVVSTLTSLMTAVCLLRRSKSLTI